The following proteins come from a genomic window of Sphaerisporangium rubeum:
- the fxsT gene encoding FxSxx-COOH system tetratricopeptide repeat protein yields MDQPEGTRRLLDLVEEPQRSALKAWMRHTRVELRLLTWPGNGDTTTSLLAACTKPREGPPLKVIVQPHPAGPEPGPLAGGPLHGLEPLSRPLEKGLAAFAAVAPVCGQIMTLALAGWNPGGPRLVERTVPEFLTSVLGDRVAGGGTIHEWLRDPANHAPPLPGGGPVLPDPLMLLDEAGPAATIRLPVLTGNAHGDLRPGNVIVSTDPDADPPERWFAGLSRFGTDAPLTHDPLHFVMAMIAPCLPGLPQPQRVALGEFLIDPAGGHRALVPNGLSDLVTSTSLATSAWARSVKRTGEWEDLHLPSVVACALLYAGRAVLPAEDRLWFTWLAGRAAAAFLASREPLTSGVPAAGAAALPPRAPLPAADVPVAGSAAPAGGFHTGVQIGDAFYQAQTIHVHPREHPPRAFGAEVPGAAWPDPRVPESGAPRRVRYFVGRERELTELRGLMEAGRASASVVAVHGMPGMGKTQFALEYARRFSADYSRMWWIAAGRPELLGEQFGGMATALGLAVQGDMRTVCAVLFDALRDHGRWLLVFDDAPDAEAVQAYVPASDALHVLITSRNPEWSALAAPLALGPLAAEESRELMSALLHEPGTTRAAPIAERLGHLPLAVAQTALFLRGAPLDPEEYAEELGSRTAGALDTKPVPGYGRTLAAVWTLSMDSLARSSPAAAELLRACAYLGDAPVPWNLLAAAAADLPEPLRAVAASPLRLAEAATDAARLGLLRIEGTSVRVHGLLQAFLRDTDPGPVPDLRPALARAHPGDPRDPCSWPGYGTVLPHALALDLPGSDDPACHRLHLDALRYLAVRGDTRTVLRLATEVRDRWRDTLGPDAEPVLDAAGLLSRAHHDLGAHREALVLDQEVYDRRGRLLGPGDPATLTAGHNLAVDLSALARGGDAPAGIAARAVELLETVVDARREVLGPRHPETLRSVHNLAAELHAEGRRDQARELCEEALSGLTEALEPDHPDVLRSAHLLALLLAGDEPERARRLNEDTLRRRAKVLGPRHLDTLRSAHSHARDLLLAGFPVLAAGQAKETWLAVCATAGEDHPEALRAAGLTARALRATGDHAGAYRLSEDTYRRSVRLLGEDHIETLRAADQYATDLRTAGELATAGDLTRRTTAALARLVRSRRPSPPDA; encoded by the coding sequence ATGGACCAGCCGGAGGGCACACGGCGGCTGCTGGACCTCGTCGAGGAGCCGCAGCGGTCCGCGCTGAAGGCGTGGATGCGCCACACACGCGTCGAGCTGCGGCTCCTGACGTGGCCGGGAAACGGGGACACCACGACAAGCCTGCTGGCCGCGTGCACGAAACCGCGCGAGGGCCCGCCGCTCAAAGTGATCGTGCAGCCGCACCCGGCCGGGCCGGAGCCGGGCCCGCTCGCGGGAGGCCCGCTCCATGGGCTTGAGCCGTTGTCGCGGCCGCTGGAGAAAGGCCTCGCGGCGTTCGCCGCCGTCGCGCCGGTCTGCGGGCAGATCATGACGCTGGCCCTGGCGGGGTGGAATCCCGGCGGGCCGCGCCTGGTGGAACGCACCGTGCCGGAGTTCCTGACCTCGGTGCTCGGTGACCGCGTGGCCGGCGGCGGCACGATCCACGAGTGGCTGCGCGACCCGGCGAACCACGCGCCGCCCCTGCCAGGCGGCGGGCCGGTCCTGCCCGATCCGCTGATGCTGCTCGACGAGGCCGGGCCCGCCGCGACGATCAGGCTGCCGGTGCTCACCGGCAACGCGCACGGCGACCTGCGTCCCGGGAACGTCATCGTCTCCACGGACCCGGACGCCGACCCCCCGGAGCGGTGGTTCGCCGGCCTGTCGCGGTTCGGCACCGACGCGCCGCTGACGCACGACCCCCTGCACTTCGTCATGGCGATGATCGCGCCGTGCCTGCCGGGCCTGCCGCAACCGCAGCGGGTGGCGCTCGGGGAGTTCCTCATCGACCCGGCCGGCGGCCACCGGGCCCTGGTGCCGAACGGCCTCAGCGACCTCGTCACGAGCACGAGCCTCGCCACCTCCGCGTGGGCCCGCTCGGTGAAGAGGACCGGCGAGTGGGAGGACCTCCACCTGCCGTCCGTGGTGGCCTGCGCCTTGCTGTACGCCGGCCGCGCCGTCCTCCCGGCCGAGGACCGCCTCTGGTTCACCTGGCTCGCCGGCCGGGCCGCCGCCGCGTTCCTCGCCTCCCGTGAACCTCTCACCTCCGGCGTCCCCGCCGCCGGCGCCGCGGCCCTCCCGCCGCGGGCTCCCCTTCCCGCGGCGGACGTCCCGGTGGCCGGGTCCGCGGCCCCCGCCGGCGGCTTCCACACCGGCGTCCAGATCGGCGACGCGTTCTACCAGGCCCAGACGATCCACGTCCATCCCCGCGAGCATCCCCCGCGGGCCTTCGGCGCGGAGGTGCCGGGAGCCGCGTGGCCCGACCCCCGGGTGCCGGAGTCCGGCGCGCCGCGGCGGGTGCGGTACTTCGTCGGACGGGAACGGGAACTGACCGAGCTGCGGGGCTTGATGGAGGCCGGACGGGCCTCGGCGTCGGTAGTGGCGGTGCACGGCATGCCGGGCATGGGGAAGACGCAGTTCGCACTGGAGTACGCACGCAGGTTCTCCGCCGATTACTCGCGGATGTGGTGGATCGCGGCCGGACGGCCCGAGTTGCTCGGCGAGCAGTTCGGCGGCATGGCCACGGCGCTCGGGCTGGCCGTCCAGGGGGACATGCGCACGGTGTGCGCCGTGCTGTTCGACGCGCTGCGTGATCACGGCCGCTGGCTGCTGGTGTTCGACGACGCGCCGGACGCCGAGGCCGTGCAGGCCTACGTCCCCGCGAGCGACGCTCTCCACGTGCTGATCACCTCACGCAATCCCGAGTGGTCCGCGCTGGCCGCGCCGCTGGCCCTCGGCCCGCTCGCGGCCGAGGAGTCGCGCGAGCTGATGTCGGCCCTGCTCCACGAGCCCGGCACCACGCGGGCCGCGCCGATCGCCGAGAGGCTCGGCCATCTGCCGCTCGCGGTGGCGCAGACAGCGCTGTTCCTGCGAGGAGCGCCGCTCGATCCCGAGGAGTACGCCGAGGAGCTCGGCTCGCGGACCGCCGGCGCGCTCGACACCAAGCCCGTGCCGGGGTACGGCCGGACGCTCGCGGCCGTGTGGACGCTGAGCATGGACTCCCTGGCCAGGAGCAGCCCCGCCGCGGCGGAACTGCTGCGGGCCTGCGCGTACCTCGGTGACGCGCCGGTGCCGTGGAACCTGCTGGCCGCCGCGGCGGCCGACCTGCCCGAGCCGCTGCGCGCCGTGGCGGCGAGCCCGTTGCGCCTCGCCGAAGCGGCCACGGACGCGGCCCGTCTCGGCCTGCTGCGCATCGAAGGGACGTCGGTGCGCGTGCACGGCCTGCTCCAGGCGTTCCTGCGTGACACGGATCCGGGGCCCGTACCCGACCTGCGGCCGGCGCTGGCCCGCGCGCACCCCGGCGACCCGCGCGACCCGTGCTCCTGGCCCGGGTACGGAACGGTGCTGCCGCACGCGCTGGCACTCGACCTGCCGGGGTCGGACGACCCCGCCTGCCACCGGCTGCACCTGGACGCGTTGCGCTACCTCGCGGTGCGCGGCGACACCCGTACCGTGCTGCGCCTCGCGACCGAGGTGCGCGACCGCTGGCGTGACACCCTCGGGCCGGACGCCGAGCCGGTGCTCGACGCCGCCGGCCTGCTGTCCCGCGCACATCACGACCTCGGCGCGCACCGCGAGGCGCTGGTGCTGGACCAGGAGGTGTACGACCGGCGCGGCCGGCTGCTCGGCCCCGGCGACCCGGCCACGCTGACCGCCGGCCACAACCTGGCGGTCGACCTGTCGGCGCTGGCGCGCGGCGGCGACGCGCCGGCCGGGATCGCCGCGCGTGCCGTCGAGCTGCTGGAGACGGTGGTGGACGCGCGCCGCGAGGTCCTCGGCCCCCGCCATCCCGAGACACTGCGATCGGTGCACAACCTGGCCGCGGAACTGCACGCCGAGGGCCGGCGCGACCAGGCGAGGGAGCTCTGCGAGGAGGCGCTGTCCGGCCTGACCGAGGCGCTGGAGCCCGACCACCCGGACGTCCTGCGTTCGGCGCACCTGCTCGCGCTGCTGCTCGCCGGCGACGAGCCGGAACGGGCCCGCCGCCTCAACGAGGACACGCTGCGCCGTCGTGCCAAGGTGCTCGGCCCCCGCCACCTGGACACGTTGCGTTCCGCGCACAGCCACGCGCGCGACCTGCTGCTGGCGGGCTTCCCGGTGCTCGCGGCCGGCCAGGCCAAGGAGACGTGGCTGGCGGTGTGCGCGACGGCCGGTGAGGACCACCCCGAGGCCCTGCGCGCGGCCGGCCTGACGGCACGCGCGCTGCGCGCCACCGGCGACCACGCCGGCGCGTACCGCCTCAGTGAGGACACCTACCGCCGCAGCGTGCGCCTGCTCGGCGAGGACCACATCGAGACCCTGCGCGCCGCCGACCAGTACGCCACCGACCTGCGCACCGCCGGCGAACTCGCGACGGCCGGCGACCTCACCCGCCGCACCACCGCGGCACTGGCCCGGCTGGTGCGCAGCCGGCGTCCGTCCCCGCCGGACGCCTGA
- a CDS encoding RrF2 family transcriptional regulator, which yields MRISARTQYALRAAAELAAASPGPLPADKIAEAQGIPRRFLDNILLQLRRAGLLRSRRGPDGGYWLARAPDQISLADIVRIVEGVPEGGDHGGFPGVAGPLADVWDALRDHEQALLSDVTLADITRRSAPLAPPAAATPGSPRP from the coding sequence ATGCGGATCTCCGCCAGGACACAGTACGCCCTGCGAGCGGCGGCCGAACTGGCCGCCGCCTCGCCGGGCCCCCTGCCGGCCGACAAGATCGCCGAGGCCCAGGGCATCCCCCGCAGGTTCCTGGACAACATCCTGCTGCAACTGCGCCGAGCCGGCCTGCTGCGCAGCCGCCGCGGCCCCGACGGCGGCTACTGGCTGGCCCGCGCTCCCGACCAGATCAGCCTGGCCGACATCGTGCGCATCGTCGAAGGCGTACCGGAAGGCGGCGACCACGGCGGCTTCCCCGGCGTGGCGGGCCCGCTCGCCGACGTCTGGGACGCACTGCGCGACCACGAACAGGCCCTGCTGTCGGACGTCACCCTCGCCGACATCACCCGGCGCTCCGCTCCGCTCGCGCCGCCAGCAGCCGCCACACCTGGTTCTCCTCGGCCGTGA
- a CDS encoding TetR/AcrR family transcriptional regulator, which yields MMNTDEDTGKAMALRAARATGAAGEPTPDESGERRRRAPAMSADERRQMIVQSALPLVAEYGAAVTTAQIARAAGIGEGTIFRVFADKDEVLGACMAEAASPDRVLRELVSISLEQPLADRLVEAIESLRAYLNRMGAVAGALMASGRAPRRDRPSPQGRQPGLDRETSTAAVRDALTDLFEPDRDALRLSPERCAQVFMSAAFSRGRLTGHDVAEITPAEIVDLFLHGALAARE from the coding sequence ATGATGAACACAGACGAGGACACCGGCAAGGCCATGGCACTGAGGGCCGCGAGGGCCACCGGCGCGGCCGGGGAGCCGACCCCGGACGAGAGCGGGGAGAGGCGGCGCCGCGCACCGGCGATGAGCGCCGACGAACGCAGGCAGATGATCGTGCAATCGGCGTTACCGCTGGTGGCCGAGTACGGCGCGGCGGTGACCACCGCGCAGATCGCGCGGGCCGCCGGCATCGGCGAGGGGACGATCTTCCGGGTGTTCGCGGACAAGGACGAGGTGCTCGGCGCCTGCATGGCCGAGGCCGCGTCCCCGGACCGGGTGCTGCGCGAGCTCGTGTCGATCTCGCTGGAGCAGCCTCTCGCGGACCGGCTCGTCGAGGCCATCGAGTCGCTGCGCGCCTACCTGAACCGCATGGGTGCGGTGGCGGGTGCGCTGATGGCGTCCGGCCGCGCGCCGAGACGCGACCGGCCGTCGCCGCAGGGACGGCAGCCGGGGCTGGACCGCGAGACGTCGACGGCCGCCGTCCGTGACGCGCTGACCGATCTCTTCGAACCCGACCGGGACGCGCTGCGCCTGTCGCCTGAGCGCTGCGCGCAGGTCTTCATGTCCGCCGCGTTCTCACGGGGCCGCCTCACCGGCCACGACGTCGCCGAGATCACCCCGGCCGAGATCGTCGACCTGTTCCTCCACGGCGCGCTCGCCGCGCGGGAGTGA
- the kynU gene encoding kynureninase, which translates to MSTDPQVSGDGEAEARRLDAADPGHRELFHVPPATGGRYAETAYLAGNSLGLQPRATRADLLADLDAWATLGVEGHLEGTRPWLPYHEYLTGAAARLVGALPEETVVMNSLTVDLHLLMVSFYRPGGARHRIVIEDSAFPSDGYAVRSQARFHGLDPDEAVVRLRPRDGEDTLRTEDVLAYLEREGDRVALVLLGGVNYLTGELMDIPAITRAGRAAGAVVGWDLAHAAGNVPLALHDWDVDFAAWCSYKYLNAGPGALAGVFVHRRHVGDPSLQRFEGWWSTDAATRFAMAPVSRPPASADAWQVSNPPILAMGPVRTSLEIFDRAGMTALRARSMRLTGYLERLLGDVTATRPLTVITPRDPERRGAQLSLRVGLDAGELAKRLRHEYGVIADAREPDVLRAAPVPLYSTYHDCWRLADALAGLVEETR; encoded by the coding sequence GTGAGCACGGATCCTCAGGTGAGCGGGGACGGCGAGGCGGAGGCCAGGCGCCTGGACGCCGCCGATCCCGGTCACCGTGAACTGTTCCACGTGCCGCCGGCCACCGGGGGCCGGTACGCCGAGACCGCCTACCTGGCAGGCAACTCCCTCGGCCTGCAACCGCGCGCGACCCGCGCCGACCTGCTGGCCGACCTCGACGCCTGGGCCACCCTCGGCGTGGAGGGCCACCTGGAAGGCACGCGGCCGTGGCTGCCGTACCACGAGTACCTCACCGGCGCCGCGGCCCGGCTGGTCGGCGCGCTCCCGGAGGAGACCGTGGTGATGAACTCGCTCACGGTCGACCTGCACCTGCTGATGGTGTCGTTCTACCGTCCCGGAGGCGCGCGGCACCGCATCGTCATCGAGGACAGCGCCTTCCCCTCCGACGGCTACGCCGTGCGCAGCCAGGCCCGCTTCCACGGCCTGGACCCCGATGAGGCCGTGGTGCGGCTGCGGCCCCGCGACGGTGAGGACACCCTGCGCACCGAGGACGTGCTCGCCTACCTGGAACGTGAAGGCGACCGGGTGGCCCTGGTGCTGCTCGGCGGCGTCAACTATCTGACCGGCGAGCTGATGGACATCCCGGCGATCACCCGGGCCGGACGCGCCGCCGGAGCCGTGGTCGGCTGGGACCTCGCGCACGCCGCCGGCAACGTCCCCCTCGCGCTGCACGACTGGGACGTGGACTTCGCCGCCTGGTGCTCCTACAAGTACCTCAACGCCGGCCCCGGGGCCCTCGCCGGCGTGTTCGTGCACCGGCGGCACGTCGGCGACCCGTCGCTCCAGCGGTTCGAGGGCTGGTGGAGCACCGACGCCGCCACCCGCTTCGCGATGGCACCGGTGTCCCGTCCCCCGGCGAGCGCCGACGCCTGGCAGGTCTCCAACCCGCCGATCCTCGCCATGGGCCCGGTCCGCACCTCACTGGAGATCTTCGACCGGGCCGGCATGACGGCGCTGCGGGCCCGCAGCATGCGGCTCACCGGGTACCTCGAACGGCTGCTCGGCGACGTCACCGCCACCCGGCCCCTCACCGTGATCACCCCGAGGGACCCGGAGCGGCGCGGCGCGCAGCTCTCGCTGCGGGTGGGCCTCGACGCCGGTGAACTGGCCAAACGCCTGCGGCACGAGTACGGCGTGATCGCCGACGCCAGAGAGCCCGACGTCCTGCGCGCCGCACCGGTGCCGCTGTACTCGACGTACCACGACTGCTGGCGCCTCGCGGACGCGCTCGCCGGGCTGGTGGAGGAGACACGATGA
- a CDS encoding FAD-dependent oxidoreductase, producing the protein MTEHGEVAIVGAGLTGCLLACFLARRGHQVTLYERRADPRGRPPERGRSINLALSERGIDALRRIGLDDRILAGALPMRGRMVHPVHGTPGFQPYSVRGDRAINSIGRGALNDALLEAATALPGVRAVFGHRLTGLDPATGEMVFRTGDGEAKATAAVVLGADGAGSAVRARLKEYGTLTEDVDHLEHGYKELTVPPRDGDFALDPGALHIWPRGTSMVIALPNPDRSFTCTLFWPRTGPGGFASLATAEAVERHFAAEYPDLVPLIPGLSDDYLRNPVGTLGTVRCASWHAAGRVGLVGDAAHAIVPFYGQGANCAFEDVVALDRCLDDTGGDFAAALPLFEARRREDTEAIADMALANFVEMRDKVASPLFQLGRRAEHALERALPGRYVSRYELVSFSTVPYARVRRRVRRQHQVVAALAAAAALALGAIAVRRGP; encoded by the coding sequence ATGACCGAGCACGGCGAGGTCGCGATCGTCGGCGCCGGGCTCACCGGATGCCTGCTGGCGTGCTTCCTGGCCAGGCGCGGCCACCAGGTCACGCTGTACGAGCGCCGCGCCGACCCGCGCGGCCGGCCGCCGGAACGCGGCAGGTCGATCAACCTGGCGCTGTCGGAACGCGGCATCGACGCGCTGCGCCGCATCGGCCTGGACGACCGGATCCTCGCCGGCGCGCTGCCGATGCGCGGCCGCATGGTGCACCCCGTGCACGGCACCCCCGGCTTCCAGCCGTACAGCGTGCGCGGCGACCGCGCCATCAACTCGATCGGCCGCGGCGCGCTCAACGACGCGCTGCTCGAAGCCGCCACCGCGCTCCCCGGCGTACGCGCGGTCTTCGGCCACCGCCTCACCGGACTGGACCCCGCGACCGGGGAGATGGTCTTCCGGACCGGCGACGGCGAGGCCAAGGCGACCGCCGCGGTGGTGCTCGGCGCGGACGGCGCGGGCTCGGCCGTGCGGGCCCGGCTCAAGGAGTACGGCACGCTCACCGAGGACGTCGACCACCTGGAGCACGGCTACAAGGAACTGACCGTCCCGCCGCGTGACGGCGACTTCGCGCTCGACCCCGGCGCGCTGCACATCTGGCCGCGCGGCACGTCCATGGTGATCGCGCTGCCGAACCCCGACCGGTCGTTCACCTGCACGCTTTTCTGGCCGCGGACCGGCCCCGGCGGCTTCGCGTCGCTGGCCACCGCCGAGGCGGTCGAACGGCACTTCGCGGCCGAGTACCCCGACCTCGTGCCGCTGATCCCCGGCCTGAGCGACGACTACCTGCGCAACCCCGTGGGGACGCTCGGCACGGTGCGCTGCGCGTCCTGGCACGCCGCCGGCCGGGTCGGGCTCGTCGGCGACGCCGCGCACGCCATCGTCCCCTTCTACGGACAGGGGGCCAACTGCGCGTTCGAGGACGTCGTGGCGCTGGACCGCTGCCTGGACGACACCGGCGGCGACTTCGCGGCGGCGCTGCCGCTGTTCGAGGCCCGCCGCCGGGAGGACACCGAGGCCATCGCCGACATGGCGCTCGCCAACTTCGTCGAGATGCGCGACAAGGTCGCCTCGCCGCTCTTCCAGCTCGGCAGGCGCGCCGAGCACGCGCTGGAACGCGCGCTTCCCGGCCGGTACGTTTCCCGGTACGAGCTGGTGTCGTTCTCGACCGTGCCGTACGCGCGGGTGCGGCGCCGGGTCAGGCGGCAGCACCAGGTGGTCGCCGCGCTCGCCGCGGCCGCCGCGCTGGCCCTCGGCGCGATCGCCGTCCGGCGCGGGCCGTAG
- a CDS encoding LLM class flavin-dependent oxidoreductase — protein MSAEIGLGLQSDKRPGDYARLARKAEEHGFDVLSVFGDLMYQPPIFPLLEMAAVTRRVRLGAACLNPYSMAPYEIAGQVAALDLASDGRAYLGLARGTWLDAVGVPQPRPLATVEEAAAVVYRLLRGDASGYEGTVFRLAPGTALRYAVRRPDPPLLLGAWGPKGAALAGRIASEIKVGGSANPAMVRIVADRVRQGELAAGRTAGDVGVVLGAVTVVDADGAAARALARTEVAMYLAVVADLDPVAGVPRDLVARVSSLVDDGRHEEAGRLVPDDVLDLFAFSGTPDQVAAQAQALIDAGVRRVEFGTPHGLTGDGGVDLLGTAVLPALRR, from the coding sequence GTGAGCGCCGAGATCGGCCTCGGGCTGCAGAGCGACAAGCGGCCGGGGGACTACGCGAGGCTGGCGCGCAAGGCCGAGGAGCACGGGTTCGACGTGCTGAGCGTCTTCGGCGACCTCATGTACCAGCCGCCGATCTTCCCGCTGCTGGAGATGGCGGCCGTGACGCGCCGCGTGCGGCTCGGCGCGGCGTGCCTCAATCCCTACTCCATGGCGCCGTACGAGATCGCGGGCCAGGTCGCCGCACTGGACCTGGCCTCGGACGGCCGCGCGTACCTCGGCCTGGCCCGCGGCACCTGGCTGGACGCGGTCGGCGTCCCGCAGCCACGGCCGCTCGCCACCGTGGAGGAGGCGGCCGCGGTCGTGTACCGGCTGCTGCGCGGCGACGCCTCCGGCTACGAGGGGACGGTGTTCCGGCTGGCCCCCGGCACGGCGCTGCGGTACGCGGTGCGGCGGCCCGATCCGCCGCTGCTGCTCGGCGCCTGGGGGCCGAAAGGCGCGGCGCTCGCGGGCCGGATCGCGTCGGAGATCAAGGTCGGCGGCAGCGCCAACCCCGCCATGGTGAGGATCGTCGCGGACCGGGTGCGGCAGGGTGAGCTCGCCGCGGGCCGGACCGCGGGGGACGTCGGTGTGGTGCTCGGCGCGGTGACCGTCGTGGACGCCGACGGCGCGGCGGCCAGAGCGCTGGCGCGGACCGAGGTCGCCATGTACCTGGCCGTGGTCGCCGATCTTGACCCGGTGGCCGGCGTGCCGCGCGACCTGGTGGCCCGGGTGTCGTCCCTGGTGGACGACGGCAGGCACGAGGAGGCCGGCCGCCTGGTGCCGGACGACGTCCTCGACCTGTTCGCGTTCTCCGGCACCCCCGACCAGGTGGCCGCGCAGGCGCAGGCGCTGATCGACGCCGGGGTGCGCCGTGTCGAGTTCGGCACCCCCCACGGGCTGACCGGCGACGGCGGCGTGGATCTGCTCGGGACGGCCGTGCTGCCGGCCCTGCGCCGCTGA
- a CDS encoding tryptophan 2,3-dioxygenase, which translates to MDGTETKIRAGYRVRPVGAGERDERASANAGEPTLEFAESLPYDAYVRAGTLHSLQEPLGEDPGEMSFLMITQIMELYFGLTRFEVDEAAARLRDDDVWGALRPLRRAAYDLEGLNAAWRGLRWMTPSDFNRFRDLLGEGSGFQSAMYRRLEFALGLRNAALARPFRGQPSVHAELVRDLRVPSLWDEVIALLSRRGFAIPAEVLGRDLTEAHESHPAVEAAWVAIYRDDTPDNHLRMLGEALSEVAERFSDWRYEHLKAAQRAMGGKAGSGGSAGVAWLRRGLDLVVFPELLSARTLM; encoded by the coding sequence ATGGACGGCACCGAGACGAAGATCCGCGCCGGGTACCGCGTGCGTCCCGTCGGCGCCGGGGAGCGCGACGAGCGCGCGTCGGCCAACGCGGGAGAGCCGACCCTGGAGTTCGCCGAGTCCCTGCCGTACGACGCCTACGTGCGGGCCGGCACGCTGCACAGCCTGCAGGAGCCGCTGGGGGAGGACCCCGGCGAGATGTCCTTCCTCATGATCACCCAGATCATGGAGCTGTACTTCGGCCTCACCCGCTTCGAGGTGGACGAGGCCGCCGCGCGGCTGCGTGACGACGACGTGTGGGGTGCGCTGCGTCCCCTGCGCAGGGCCGCGTACGACCTTGAGGGCCTCAACGCGGCGTGGCGCGGGCTGCGCTGGATGACGCCGTCCGACTTCAACCGGTTCCGCGACCTGCTCGGCGAGGGCTCGGGCTTCCAGTCGGCGATGTACCGGCGGCTGGAGTTCGCGCTCGGCCTGCGCAACGCCGCGCTGGCCCGGCCGTTCCGCGGCCAGCCGTCCGTCCACGCCGAACTGGTGCGCGACCTGCGGGTCCCCAGCCTGTGGGACGAGGTGATCGCGCTGCTCTCCCGGCGCGGCTTCGCCATCCCCGCCGAGGTGCTCGGCCGTGACCTCACCGAGGCGCACGAGAGCCACCCGGCGGTCGAGGCGGCCTGGGTCGCGATCTACCGCGACGACACACCGGACAACCACCTGCGCATGCTCGGCGAGGCCCTGTCGGAGGTCGCCGAACGCTTCTCCGACTGGCGGTACGAGCACCTCAAGGCCGCGCAGCGCGCCATGGGAGGCAAGGCCGGCAGCGGCGGTTCGGCCGGCGTGGCGTGGCTGCGCCGCGGCCTTGACCTGGTGGTGTTCCCCGAACTGCTGTCCGCGCGGACCCTCATGTGA
- a CDS encoding TIGR04076 family protein, with the protein MARPESEPGGAEDERDAGNAGEHQDHREHREHGEKRETGGRGDSGDRGETGGHGDDGDMELYDLRVRVDRIEGRSVCGMRVGDHFDLTDSAHLTLPHGRHFCVYALAAVLPFLAAKQRDLAAGDWLARDSLFACPDPEERLVMRVERTGRRRMNSADLT; encoded by the coding sequence ATGGCGCGGCCGGAGAGCGAGCCGGGTGGGGCCGAGGACGAGCGGGACGCCGGTAACGCCGGAGAACACCAAGACCACAGGGAACACAGGGAACACGGAGAAAAGCGAGAAACCGGAGGCCGCGGGGACTCGGGGGACCGTGGGGAGACCGGCGGCCACGGGGACGACGGCGACATGGAGCTGTACGACCTGCGGGTCCGGGTGGACCGGATCGAGGGCCGGTCGGTGTGCGGCATGCGTGTGGGGGATCACTTCGACCTGACCGACAGCGCGCACCTGACGCTGCCGCACGGCCGGCACTTCTGTGTGTACGCGCTCGCGGCCGTCCTGCCGTTCCTCGCCGCCAAGCAGCGGGACCTCGCGGCGGGGGACTGGCTGGCGCGCGACTCGCTGTTCGCCTGCCCCGACCCCGAGGAGCGGCTCGTCATGCGGGTGGAACGCACCGGCAGGCGGCGGATGAACTCGGCGGACCTGACGTGA
- a CDS encoding GH12 family glycosyl hydrolase domain-containing protein, whose protein sequence is MSIRRTAAVLAALVVGLAAAVSITTSARAAAGCQIIYKVASSWPGGFNGDVTVRNLGDPISSWTLRWSFANGQQITQAWGATVTQSGAQVTAVNASYNGSLGTYATATFGFNASVSGSANTVPTAFTLNGVACGNPNPTPPPTPTATASPTFTPTPTPSTPGNQLCTSGDSVTMGKYWLNNNLWGQSSGTGRQCVWSGSTNGNTISWGTSWTWSNSPSQVKSYVSAVLGWHWGWKVPGSGLPVQVSAGRNVNTTWNYNLSLQGGTNTLNVAYDLWLHPNASPNTENPSDEVMIWTYRGGGASPVGSRQATVTVAGTTWELWRGNVGWEVYSFVRTGNTSSVQLNLRDFLNVLTSRGWLSSSKYLTSVQAGTEIFVGQGRLDTTAYSVAVS, encoded by the coding sequence ATGTCCATCCGGAGAACGGCCGCCGTGCTGGCCGCTCTGGTCGTCGGCCTGGCGGCGGCGGTGTCGATCACGACGAGCGCACGTGCCGCCGCCGGCTGCCAGATCATCTACAAGGTCGCGTCCTCGTGGCCCGGAGGGTTCAACGGGGACGTCACGGTGCGCAACCTCGGCGACCCCATCTCCTCCTGGACGCTGCGCTGGTCCTTCGCCAACGGCCAGCAGATCACCCAGGCGTGGGGAGCCACGGTGACCCAGAGCGGCGCGCAGGTCACCGCGGTCAACGCGAGCTACAACGGCAGCCTCGGGACGTACGCCACCGCCACCTTCGGGTTCAACGCCTCGGTGAGCGGCAGCGCCAACACCGTGCCGACGGCGTTCACCCTCAACGGGGTCGCCTGCGGCAACCCGAACCCGACCCCGCCTCCCACCCCCACCGCCACGGCCAGCCCCACCTTCACCCCCACCCCCACGCCGTCCACCCCCGGCAACCAGCTCTGCACCTCCGGCGACTCGGTCACCATGGGCAAGTACTGGCTCAACAACAACCTCTGGGGCCAGAGCTCCGGCACCGGCCGCCAGTGCGTCTGGTCGGGGTCGACCAACGGCAACACGATCTCGTGGGGCACGAGCTGGACGTGGAGCAACTCGCCGAGCCAGGTGAAGTCGTACGTCAGCGCGGTGCTCGGCTGGCACTGGGGCTGGAAGGTCCCGGGGAGCGGGCTGCCGGTGCAGGTGTCGGCGGGCCGCAACGTGAACACCACCTGGAACTACAACCTGAGCCTCCAGGGGGGCACCAACACCCTCAACGTCGCCTATGACCTGTGGCTGCACCCCAACGCCAGTCCCAATACCGAGAACCCCTCCGACGAGGTCATGATCTGGACCTACCGCGGTGGCGGCGCCTCCCCGGTGGGAAGCCGCCAGGCCACCGTGACCGTCGCCGGGACCACCTGGGAGCTGTGGCGCGGCAACGTCGGCTGGGAGGTCTACTCGTTCGTCCGCACCGGCAACACCAGCAGCGTGCAGCTCAACCTGCGTGACTTCCTCAACGTGCTGACCTCCAGGGGCTGGCTGTCCTCGTCCAAGTACCTGACCAGCGTGCAGGCCGGCACCGAGATCTTCGTCGGCCAGGGCCGCCTCGACACCACGGCGTACTCGGTCGCCGTCTCCTGA